A genome region from Betaproteobacteria bacterium includes the following:
- a CDS encoding 5-oxoprolinase/urea amidolyase family protein, whose amino-acid sequence MWQLSAAQRMIEIQEPGPQTTVQDLGRHGQLRYGIPPSGPMDAFAFVLANRLAGNADAAAALECTLTGPRFRVDAPCAIAVTGADMPVAVNGESVANWSTLLLAAGDMVKVGAARSGLRGYVAFCGGLDVPLRLGSRSTYLRGRLGGLEGRALRKGDRLATLPAARPRVRTVPRDACPVYAAETCVRVMLGPQADRFTPAGIETFLRSSYTLQPQSDRMGARFQGSRIEHVRGHDIVSDGIALGSVQVPGDGQPIVLLVDRQSTGGYTKAATVCSFDIGRIAQLRPGQTLRFEAVEIAQAHALLREWRTMLSELAV is encoded by the coding sequence GTGTGGCAGCTATCGGCCGCGCAGCGCATGATCGAGATCCAGGAGCCCGGCCCGCAGACCACGGTGCAGGACCTCGGCCGTCACGGTCAGTTGCGCTACGGCATTCCGCCGTCCGGGCCGATGGACGCGTTCGCTTTCGTGCTGGCCAACCGGCTGGCGGGCAATGCCGACGCTGCGGCTGCGCTCGAATGCACCCTCACCGGGCCGCGTTTTCGGGTCGACGCGCCATGCGCGATCGCCGTGACGGGCGCGGACATGCCGGTGGCCGTGAACGGCGAGTCGGTCGCGAACTGGTCGACGCTGCTGCTGGCTGCGGGCGACATGGTGAAGGTCGGAGCCGCGCGTAGCGGGCTTCGCGGCTATGTCGCGTTCTGCGGCGGGCTCGACGTTCCATTGCGCCTGGGCTCGCGCTCGACCTATTTGCGCGGGCGGCTGGGCGGGCTGGAAGGACGTGCATTGCGCAAGGGCGATCGGCTGGCGACCCTGCCCGCCGCTCGTCCGCGCGTGCGCACCGTGCCGCGCGATGCGTGTCCGGTCTACGCGGCCGAGACGTGCGTGCGCGTAATGCTCGGCCCGCAGGCCGATCGCTTCACGCCCGCGGGCATCGAAACGTTCCTGCGCAGCAGCTACACCTTGCAGCCGCAGTCGGATCGCATGGGCGCGCGCTTCCAAGGCAGCCGCATCGAGCACGTGCGCGGCCACGACATCGTTTCCGATGGCATCGCGCTCGGTTCGGTGCAGGTGCCGGGCGACGGCCAGCCGATCGTGCTCCTGGTCGACCGGCAGTCGACCGGCGGCTATACCAAGGCTGCGACCGTGTGCTCGTTCGACATCGGCCGCATCGCCCAGCTGCGGCCGGGTCAGACGCTTCGCTTCGAAGCCGTCGAAATCGCCCAGGCGCACGCGCTACTGCGCGAATGGCGTACGATGCTCTCCGAGCTGGCGGTTTGA
- a CDS encoding putative hydro-lyase: MTIDARHPGAIRQDIREGRLRGVTAGLGQNFVQANLAVLPRAQAYDFLLFCQRNPKPCPLIEVCDEGSAEPVGVAPGADLRTDIGKYRVYAHGELAAEVDDIRPYWRNDLVAFLLGCSFTFEWALLDAGVRLWHVEHGKGVAMFRTSIACRGAGMFHGPMVVSMRPIRGPDVARTVTASARFPGAHGAPVHIGDPAAIGIADVMRPDYGDVQHFEPADVPVFWACGVTPQAVALASKPPLMITHSPGHMFVTDLPNTALAAL; the protein is encoded by the coding sequence ATGACGATCGACGCGCGTCACCCCGGCGCGATCCGGCAGGACATCCGCGAGGGCCGGCTGCGCGGCGTCACGGCCGGGCTGGGGCAGAACTTCGTGCAGGCGAATCTCGCCGTGCTGCCCAGGGCGCAGGCGTACGATTTCCTGCTCTTCTGCCAGCGCAATCCCAAGCCGTGTCCGCTGATCGAGGTGTGCGATGAAGGCTCGGCCGAGCCCGTGGGCGTGGCGCCCGGCGCGGACCTGCGCACCGACATCGGCAAGTACCGCGTCTACGCGCATGGCGAGCTCGCCGCCGAAGTGGACGACATCCGCCCTTATTGGCGCAACGACCTGGTGGCGTTTCTGCTCGGCTGCTCGTTCACGTTCGAGTGGGCGCTGCTCGATGCCGGCGTGCGCCTGTGGCACGTCGAGCACGGCAAGGGCGTGGCGATGTTTCGCACCTCGATCGCATGCCGTGGCGCGGGGATGTTTCATGGGCCCATGGTCGTTTCGATGCGCCCGATCCGTGGCCCCGACGTAGCCAGGACCGTCACCGCGAGCGCACGCTTTCCGGGCGCTCACGGCGCACCGGTGCACATCGGCGATCCAGCGGCGATCGGCATTGCCGACGTGATGCGACCCGACTACGGCGATGTGCAGCACTTCGAGCCCGCCGACGTGCCGGTGTTCTGGGCCTGCGGCGTCACGCCGCAGGCGGTGGCGCTCGCATCGAAGCCCCCGCTCATGATCACGCACAGCCCGGGGCACATGTTCGTCACCGATCTGCCGAACACGGCCTTGGCCGCGCTGTGA
- a CDS encoding response regulator — MRASRLAPGNLASLPFGRREPWFAKPRPHSPTLLPEGEGSVQCPLGRAGSWKGTCGSNQASGSIALTARRGTSLRVLLILLAAGALLPLALMSGIGLFLLDSHHRDQTRRLGVGTARALSMAVDAELNRAMAVLLALAGEASLEEGDVQRFRDHAQRVMRTHPDWLLIALTSPDGEQLMSTRADPGTTPAPVVEPESLRRLVRERVPTVGFVERGPGGNYAVPVRVPVRVPVMVNGALRYVLSGAVKPDAFAEVVKRQKVRADWVISIFDARGTRVARSRSHEHLVGGGATPSLQKLLERTGEGWELTHTIEGDPVFTAFSRSPGTGWAVAVGIPQPLMREGAARTLAAYGSGLMMSLGLALIAVVLIARRITIPMASLRAAARTLARREVPVIAPTRVTEIGEVGDALVAAGEERARVEGQRERLLRGEQEARAAAERANRFKDEFVSMLSHELRNPIAAIAAASRLLEPELAEDDVALRAGDVALRAGDVALRARAVSAVIRRQADQLGRLADDLLVAEAALQGRIVLETRSVDLAIVAREVLQHTIAARDANSHRVSEALESVWVNADPLRLEQMIARLLDNAFKFTPDGGSIRVSSRAEAGEGVLVVADNGIGMTPDLAQRVFELFAQAEREPHRPQGGLGIGLTLVRRLAQLHRGSATARSAGPGKGSEFEVRLPRAPTPQPQAAAENAQPAPRPRHVLVIEDNADARTMLQLLLQSAGHRVRVARDGVEGLQAVLDEQPDIALIDIGLPRMDGYEVARRIHETFPAAGRPFLVAVTGYGLPADQRRAMAAGFDVHLVKPIDYAVLETIFARLG, encoded by the coding sequence ATGCGCGCATCCCGACTTGCGCCCGGGAACCTGGCGTCTCTTCCGTTCGGCCGGCGCGAACCATGGTTCGCGAAACCCCGGCCTCACTCCCCAACCCTTCTCCCGGAGGGAGAAGGGAGCGTCCAGTGCCCGCTGGGGCGGGCAGGTTCCTGGAAAGGGACTTGCGGTTCGAATCAAGCCTCGGGAAGCATTGCCTTGACTGCGCGCAGAGGCACGTCGCTGCGGGTTCTGCTGATCCTGCTTGCCGCCGGCGCGCTTTTGCCGCTCGCGCTCATGTCCGGCATCGGCTTGTTCCTGCTCGACTCGCACCATCGGGACCAGACTCGGCGCCTGGGCGTCGGGACCGCCCGCGCCCTGAGCATGGCCGTGGATGCCGAATTGAACCGCGCCATGGCCGTGCTGCTGGCGCTGGCGGGCGAAGCGTCGCTGGAAGAAGGCGACGTGCAGCGATTCCGCGACCATGCGCAGCGTGTCATGCGCACGCACCCCGATTGGCTCCTGATCGCGCTCACCAGCCCCGACGGCGAGCAGTTGATGAGCACCCGCGCCGATCCGGGGACGACGCCCGCGCCGGTGGTGGAGCCCGAGAGCCTGCGCAGGCTCGTGCGCGAGCGCGTGCCGACGGTGGGATTCGTGGAACGCGGACCCGGCGGCAACTACGCCGTGCCGGTGCGCGTGCCGGTGCGCGTGCCGGTGATGGTCAACGGCGCGCTGCGCTATGTGCTGTCCGGTGCAGTCAAGCCCGACGCATTCGCCGAGGTGGTGAAACGCCAGAAGGTGCGCGCGGATTGGGTGATCTCGATCTTCGATGCGAGAGGCACCCGGGTCGCGCGCTCGCGTTCGCACGAGCATTTGGTCGGTGGCGGCGCGACCCCGAGCCTGCAGAAGCTGCTCGAGCGCACGGGCGAGGGCTGGGAGCTCACGCATACGATCGAAGGCGACCCGGTGTTCACCGCCTTCAGCCGTTCTCCGGGAACGGGCTGGGCGGTTGCGGTCGGCATTCCGCAACCGCTCATGCGCGAAGGCGCTGCGCGCACGCTGGCGGCGTACGGCAGCGGCCTCATGATGTCGCTCGGGCTGGCGTTGATCGCGGTCGTGCTGATTGCGCGCCGGATCACGATCCCGATGGCGAGTTTGCGTGCCGCGGCGCGCACGCTCGCCCGGCGCGAAGTGCCCGTGATCGCGCCGACCCGGGTCACCGAGATTGGCGAGGTCGGGGACGCGCTGGTGGCAGCAGGCGAGGAGCGTGCACGCGTCGAAGGCCAGCGCGAGCGCCTGCTGCGCGGGGAACAGGAGGCGCGCGCCGCGGCCGAGCGCGCGAACCGGTTCAAGGACGAGTTCGTTTCGATGCTGAGCCACGAGTTGCGCAATCCGATCGCCGCGATCGCAGCCGCATCCCGCCTGCTCGAGCCTGAGCTGGCGGAGGACGACGTGGCGCTGCGCGCGGGCGACGTGGCGCTGCGCGCGGGCGACGTGGCGCTGCGCGCGCGCGCGGTCAGCGCGGTCATTCGGCGTCAGGCCGACCAGCTGGGCCGGCTCGCCGACGATCTGCTGGTGGCCGAAGCGGCGCTACAGGGACGCATCGTGCTCGAGACTCGCAGCGTCGACCTCGCCATTGTGGCGCGCGAAGTGCTCCAGCACACGATCGCCGCCCGCGACGCAAATTCGCATCGCGTGAGCGAGGCGCTCGAATCCGTCTGGGTGAACGCCGACCCTTTGCGCCTGGAGCAGATGATCGCGCGGCTGCTGGACAATGCTTTCAAGTTCACGCCGGACGGCGGTTCGATTCGCGTGAGCAGCCGAGCCGAAGCGGGCGAAGGGGTGCTGGTGGTTGCCGACAACGGCATCGGCATGACGCCCGATCTGGCGCAGCGTGTGTTCGAGTTGTTCGCGCAGGCCGAGCGCGAACCGCATCGGCCGCAGGGCGGGCTCGGCATTGGCCTCACGCTGGTGCGGCGGCTCGCGCAGCTGCATCGCGGCTCGGCCACGGCCCGCAGCGCCGGCCCCGGCAAGGGCAGCGAATTCGAAGTCCGGCTGCCGCGCGCGCCGACACCGCAACCCCAAGCGGCCGCCGAGAATGCGCAGCCCGCGCCGCGGCCGCGTCACGTGCTGGTGATCGAGGACAATGCGGACGCCCGCACGATGCTGCAGCTGCTGCTGCAATCCGCGGGACACCGCGTGCGCGTCGCCCGCGATGGCGTGGAAGGGCTGCAAGCGGTGCTGGACGAACAGCCCGACATCGCGCTGATCGACATCGGGCTGCCGCGCATGGATGGCTACGAGGTCGCGCGCCGAATTCACGAGACCTTCCCGGCTGCCGGCCGGCCGTTCCTGGTCGCCGTCACCGGCTACGGCCTGCCCGCCGACCAACGGCGTGCGATGGCCGCCGGCTTCGACGTGCACCTGGTCAAGCCGATCGACTACGCGGTGCTGGAAACGATTTTCGCGCGGCTCGGGTAA
- the pxpB gene encoding 5-oxoprolinase subunit PxpB, which yields MPWRGDVSWAHGRFDAPDPWPRRSQDRHRERTLSGRSRRTGAHRRSSGDRHCRRDATRLRRCAALRARRRAGVLGLRRHAAGGGARIEAPAHDHAQPGAHVRHRSAEHGLGRAVSVRCLPAGDCAVVIELDAEIGPELNRRLRVLEWLLGEGRLAGVTETVPSFRSLLVYYDPDAIGYDALCAAIEARVGQTAHTPAPDTRSIEIPCCYNDPELGFDLQAVAARLAVSVESVIELHSAAEYLVYFIGFAPGQPYLTGLAPQLAIPRLESPRTKTPAGAVGIGGTQGCIYSVQSPGGFWILGHTPLRLYDPDARAPILLEPGDRLRFRSIGRDEYDAIAAEVACGSYRPRSA from the coding sequence ATGCCGTGGCGCGGGGATGTTTCATGGGCCCATGGTCGTTTCGATGCGCCCGATCCGTGGCCCCGACGTAGCCAGGACCGTCACCGCGAGCGCACGCTTTCCGGGCGCTCACGGCGCACCGGTGCACATCGGCGATCCAGCGGCGATCGGCATTGCCGACGTGATGCGACCCGACTACGGCGATGTGCAGCACTTCGAGCCCGCCGACGTGCCGGTGTTCTGGGCCTGCGGCGTCACGCCGCAGGCGGTGGCGCTCGCATCGAAGCCCCCGCTCATGATCACGCACAGCCCGGGGCACATGTTCGTCACCGATCTGCCGAACACGGCCTTGGCCGCGCTGTGAGCGTGCGGTGTCTTCCCGCAGGCGATTGCGCCGTCGTGATCGAGCTCGACGCCGAGATCGGGCCTGAGCTCAATCGCCGCCTGCGCGTGCTGGAATGGCTGCTCGGCGAGGGCCGGCTTGCGGGCGTAACCGAAACGGTGCCGAGCTTCCGCTCACTGCTGGTCTACTACGATCCGGATGCGATCGGTTACGACGCACTGTGCGCGGCGATCGAGGCGCGCGTCGGACAGACGGCGCACACGCCCGCTCCGGACACGCGCTCGATCGAGATCCCGTGCTGTTACAACGATCCGGAGCTCGGCTTCGATCTGCAGGCCGTGGCGGCGCGGCTGGCCGTGAGCGTCGAGAGCGTGATCGAGCTGCACAGCGCGGCCGAGTATCTGGTCTATTTCATCGGCTTCGCGCCCGGCCAGCCGTATCTCACCGGGCTTGCGCCGCAGCTTGCGATCCCGCGCCTGGAAAGCCCGCGCACGAAGACACCCGCCGGCGCCGTGGGCATCGGCGGCACGCAGGGTTGCATCTATTCGGTGCAGAGCCCGGGCGGCTTCTGGATCCTGGGTCATACGCCGCTGCGGCTGTACGACCCCGACGCTAGAGCGCCGATTCTGCTCGAGCCCGGCGACCGGCTGCGCTTTCGCAGCATCGGGCGCGACGAATACGACGCCATCGCGGCCGAGGTCGCGTGTGGCAGCTATCGGCCGCGCAGCGCATGA